TTAGTAACTGAATGCGGAAACTGTCCAAAATTTATTAGAAGATATAAAGGAGCAGTATGCTGTAGAAAAAGCTTAATAATTTAAGTTAAACTTAATCCCTTAAAGCATTTTTACAATAATTTTTCATAAGCATGAATTCCAGTAAACTAAAAATAGAAGAGAGAAAATTTAATAAATAAGTTTGTTTCCTTAATTTTTTGGGGCCGAAGATGGGGCCGTAGACTAAAAAGGCGGACTCTAGCCAGGTATGACGACAGAATGAATCCGCCAAGGGCTCCAGAAATTAAAACTACGGGTTTACCGACCTAAAAGGAATGAAGAATTTCAGGAGCGAAGAAACCCGTAGACGAAAACTGGCGGAAGTCGAGGGTTCAAATTAGCCGCTTTGGCTATGAAAATCCCTTCGGCCCCACCATAATCTTACGATGCATCTTAAGGATTGATTTTACATTTTTAAAAGATTTTGGAAGTTTTCGTGTATAGTAAAGTATGCTTAATCTGCTTTAAAGATAAACAAGTTAATTTTTGCATAGGAGTTTTAAGCTGGAGACTAAAACAACTGCTAAGTATTTACCTTTAAAATGCTTAAAGATTTTACTAAAACCTAAGTTTAACACTTTTAATTTTTACTATAAATTAAGCGGAGCTTGCGAGGCTAATTAACAAAGCTAATTAATACGTTATTTTTCCTTATTATATTTAACGTGGCAAAAATGTTTTAAACCAAGTGTTAACTTATTTTTTGGATGCTTTTCAAAAGCTCCATCTGTTACTGTAAGTCTTTATTTAATAATGCGCTTGCCTTTTTACATATTCAGGAGGCTTCATATCGATATTGAAGTATGCTATATTAGTGCTCATGTAAATCACAATCGTTCCTTAATTGTTTTTAATATGTTTATAGCATAGAAGACATCTTAAGTTAATGGAAGATTTTTAGAACGATTTAATATTTAGACTGGGAAAAAATAGATGTTTAAAGCTCACTATAAACTCTATTTCTTTTATAATAAACATGCTACTGCATCAACTTCTAAACTAGCATTTCTAGGTGGAGTAGCTTGAATAGTGCTTCTTGCAGGTAAAACCTCCCTAAAGTACTCTTCATAAATTTTATTTATAGTTGGGAAATCTTCAAGATTTTTAAGATATAAAGTGATTTTAACAACATTTTTTAAATCCATTCCTGCAGCTTTTAAAATTGCTTTTAAATTTTCAAAAACTTGTTTAGCTTGTTCAGCTGTATTTTCAGAAATTAATTCTCCTGTTAACGGATTTAATGGAAGCTGTCCTGAAATAAAAAGCCAGTTTCCCACTTTAATAGCTTGAGAATAGGCACCTAATGGTTGAGGAGCTGATTCAGTTTTAATATAAACTTTTTTCTTCATAAAGATCCCCCTCCTCTTTATTTAACTTTTACTATTTATTTCAGTTTATGCAAAAATTTTTAAGTTTAATATGTTTAATACTGCTTTTTGAAGAGTTATGAAACCTTTAGTTTTTGTAACAAGAGATATTCCCTCAAATGGATTAGAAATTTTAAAAGAGTTTTGCGAGGTAAAGGTTTGGAGCGAAAGTTTTCCTCCACCCAAGCAAGAGTTAATTAAAAATGCGAAGGAAGCTTATGGTTTATTATGTATGTTAAATGATAAAATAGATTCAGAGGTTTTAAATTCCGTTTTAAACCTTAAGGTAATAAGCTCTATGAGTGCTGGTTTCGATCATATAGATGTTGAAGAAGCAACTAATAAAGGAATATATGTAACTAACACTCCTGAGGTTTTAACTGAAGCTACAGCTGATTTAACATGGGCTCTTTTAATGGCTGCTGCAAGGCTTATAGTTAAAGCGGACAATTATGTTAGGCAAAGGAGATGGAAAGAAGGGTGGTCTCCTACACTTTTTCTTGGAGAAAACGTGTATGGAAAAACTTTAGGGATTATAGGCGCTGGAAAAATAGGGTTAGCTGTTGCAGCTAGAGCTTCAGGTTTTAACATGAAAAAAATATATTTTAATAGATCTAAATTGCCTAAAGAGATTGAAGAAAAATATGGTTTAACATATAAACCTTTAGAAGAATTGCTTAAAGAAGCTGATTTTGTCACTATTCATACACCTTTAACTAAAGAAACGTACCATATGATTGGTGAAGATCAATTAAAATTAATGAAAAGAACATCAATATTAATTAATACTGCTAGAGGAGCAGTAATTAATGAAAATGCTTTAATAAAGGCTTTAAAAGAAAAATGGATTGCAGGAGCAGCTTTAGACGTTTTTGAGAAAGAACCAATAAACCCAGATAATCCACTTCTTGAATTAGATAATGTTGTTGTTACACCTCATATTGGAAGCGCTACAAAAGAGACGAGAATTAAAATGGCTGAAATAGCAGCGAAAAATTTAGTGTCAGTTTTAAAAGGTGAATTACCAATTTATTTAGTTAATCCTGAAGTTCAAAAAATTATGCCGCTTCATAAAGTTAAAGTTATTTAAAATTTTTATTTATTCTTTGAAATTACAGTAATTTTTCCTTTACTGCTAACGCTTAATTCTGTTTGTCCCCTAAACTCTTTAGAAAATCCATTCTCTATTTTAATTGTATCTCCAATCTCAACCATATTTATTTGATCACGCCATAAATTTAAATATATTTTACCTGTTTCATCTTCTAAAACAGCTTTAGCTACAAATGCATCTCCAAACCTAGTTGAAACTAAACGTTTCTCTCCAATTTCAGTTATTTTTCCAATAGTATTTATTCCATTCATTCCAGGTCGAATTTGATTAATTTTCAATTTTTCAACTCCTAAAATTTACTTTTTATAATATTTTAGTTAAATTAAAATTTTTCCTTTTCACTTTTATCTTTCAGCATATCTACCTCTTTTTTCAATTTCATTAACTTTAATTAATGTTTTTAAAGCTTCTTTAACACCTATTTCTTCTTTATAACCCTCTAAAACGCTTTTAAAGCATTTATTAAAAAATCTAAAGTGCGTACTGTTAAGCGCTCTCTTCATTAAAAGTAAATCACTTCCTCTATCTTCTTCCTTAAAAGAGTAGAAGCTTAAACCAAAATCTATGAAAAAAATTTTTTCATTCTCAACAAAAATCATGTTTGATGTTGTTAAATCGCCATGAATGATTCCTTTTTTATGAAGTTTCCCTATGATTTTTCCAATTTCAAAGCATAATTCACTTCTTTGATTGGGTTTTAAAAAATCTAAAAGCTCTTTAACTCTATCGCCTTTAATATACTCCATCACAATTACTTTTTCAATTTCATCTATGAAAAATATTGTTGGTGTAGCTACCCCAGCTTTTTTAGCTTCATGAATCATTTGAGCTTCATGAATTGTTCTATAAAGCCTAATTTTTTCATCTAACGCTTTTATTCTATAGCTTTTTTGAATTCTCTTTTTAATTATAACTTCTTTTCCATACCAATTTGTAAGATAAAGATTTGCTTCAGCGCCTTTCCTAATAAGTTTTAACTCGTTTTTCTCCAAGGAATATCAACCTTATCAAGTCGCCATTTAGGCTTAATGAAGCTTTCCTCAACTTTAATTTTTATTCCAGATTTAAAAGCTAATAAACCAGCCCAAGCTATTTGAGCTCCGCAATCACCACTAAATTTTGGATCAACAACATAAAATTTCGCGTTATGCTCTTCAGCTATGCTTTTAAGCATTTCTTGAAGCCTTTTATTAGCTGCAACACCACCTGTTAAAAGAAGCTCTTTCTTCTCTGTATGAGCTAAACATCTTTCAGTTGCTTCAGTTAACATAGCGAAAGCAACTTCTTGAAGTGAATAACATAAATCCTGAATTTTCACAGTATTTTTAAGTTTTAAAGCAGCTGTTAATAACCCTGAATATGAAACATCATTACCTTTAACTGTATAAGGTAAATCTATAAATTTTTCTCCAGCTTCAGCAAGTTTTTCAACATTATATCCTCCAGGTGGAGGGATACCAGCTTCTCTAGCAAACATATCTAACAAGTTTCCAAGCGTAATATCTTCTGTTTCTCCGAAAACTCTCCATCTTTTTCTTGCAAAAGCCACTAAAGCTGTATGTCCTCCAGAAACAATAACAGTTAAAGGATCTTTAGCACCTGTAGTTAAAGATGCAATTTCTATATGGCCTATTGCATGATGAACAGGAATTAAAGGTTTATTCAAGAAGGTTGCTAAAGCTCTAGCTATGGTAGCGCCAACTCGTAAAGCTGGACCTAAACCTGGCCCCATAGAAAAAGCTATAGCATTAACATCTTTAAGCTTAATTTTAGCATCTTTTAAAGCTTGATAAACAACTTTATGAGCTACCTGTGAATGGTGTTGAGCTGCTTCTCTAGGATGAATCCCTTTCCCAGTCGAAGGCACATAAACATCTTTTACATCGGATAAAATTTTTCCATCTTCAGAAACTATACTAACACCAAAAGTATGAGCTGTAGATTCTATCCCTAAACAAAATATTTTACGAAACATTTTCTCTCATTATACTTTAAAAGAAAGTTTATAAAGATTTTAAAACGTTTTTATATAACTTTCAAATTGTTTTATAAAAGGTATTTATTAAGGTTATTAAGGGTGAATATAAAACTGAAAGAAGAATATATTCAACCAGAATGCAATATAGGAACATTAGGGCATGTAGATAATGGTAAAAGCACCTTAGTTCAAGCATTAACAGGCGTTTGGACAGCTAAACATTCGGAGGAATTAAAAAGAGGTATAACAATTAGGATAGGATATGCTGATGCTACATTTTATAAATGCCCTAAATGTCCACCACCAGAATGCTACACTACACAAAAGAAATGTTCCATATGCGGTTCTGAAACAGAATTTTTAAGAATGGTAAGTTTCATAGATTGTCCAGGTCATCACAGTTTAATGGTTACAATGCTTTCTGGAGCAGCTTTGATGGATGGAGCTTTATTTGTTGTTGCTGCGGATGCTAAATTTCCTCAAGCTCAAGATAGAGAGCATCTTGTAGCAGCTCAAATAGCTGGAATAGATAAAATTATTATTGTACAAAATAAGGTTGATATTGTTTCTAGAGAAAGAGCCTTAGAAAATTATCATGAAATAAAAGAGTTTATTAAAGGAACGATAGTTGAAAATGCACCTATTATACCTTTTTCAGCTCAACATAAACTTAATGTTGATGCTTTAATTGAAGCTATTGAAAAATATATTCCAACACCTAAAAGAGATGTTAATGCACCTGCAAAAATGTATATTTTAAGGTCATTTGATGTAAATAAACCTGGAACAAAAGCTGAAGATCTTGTTGGAGGAGTTATAGGCGGATCAATAACTCAAGGAATATTTCGTGTAGGTGAAGAAATAGAGATTAAACCTGGAGTTAAAACTAAAAAAGGTGTTTATGAACCTTTATATACAGTTATTAACTCTCTTCAAGTAGCTGGGAAATACGTTAAAGAAGCTAAACCTGGCGGTTTAGTTGGTGTAGGAACAAACCTTGACCCTTCATTAACTAAATCAGATGGTTTAATAGGGAATGTTGTTGGAAAAGCAGGTACTCTCCCTGAACCTTTAACTCAATTAACTTTAGAAGTAACATTATTTGAAAAAGCTGTTGGAACAAAAGAAATGGTTGCTGTAGAGAAAATTAAATCTAATGAAGCTTTAGTTTTAAATATAGCTACAACAGTTACTTCAGGAATAGTTACATCAGCAAGAAATAGTGAAATTGAAGTGGTTTTAAAAAAGCCTATTTGCGTTGAATCTAAATCTAAAGCAGCTATTAGTAGAAAAATAGGGGAAGGCTGGCGTTTAATAGGTTATGGAATAATAAAATAAATTAACTGAGGATTTTTAAACTGACAATAAAAATTATTTTAGATTCAAATATTTTAATTTCAGCCTTAAAAAATAGGATTCAACTTTTTAAAGAAATTGAAGAAGCAATTTTAGCTAAAGTAGAGTTTATAACTATTCCAGCTGTAATTAAAGAGCTTGAAAAACTCAGCGTTAAAGGAGGAAAAATAGGAAAATACGCATCTTTAGCTTTAAACTTAATGTTAAATAAATGTAAGTTAATTAATTTTGAAGCTTCTAAAAAACAAGTTGATGAAGCTTTAATTGAAGCTTCATTTAAGTTGGATGCTATTGTAGCAACTTTAGATTTAGATTTAAAACGAAAATTAAGAAAAGCAAATCGTCCAATAATAACTTTAAGAGGAAATAGAGTTTATTGTATACCTGAAAACTTAAAATAAATAGAAAAACATAATAGTAGCCTTATAAATTATGAAAGAAAAAAAGGTTTTTAATATGTTCAAGTTAATAACTGTTGAAGATGTTGTTAGAATTCCACCAAGCAAATTTGGTAATCCAATAAATAAAGTAGCGCTTGAACAAATTAAATTAAAATATGAAAATTTAGTTGATGAAGCTTTAGGTTACGTTATTGCTGTAACTGAAGCTTCTATAGATCCTGTTGGAAGAATTTTACCTGGCGATGGTTCAACCTATCATAAAGCAACATTTAAGTTATTAACTTTTTATCCTAAATTACAGGAAGTTGTTGAAGGAGAGGTAATTGAGGTTACAGATTTTGGGGCCTTCATTAGAATTGGACCAGAAGATGCGCTTCTTCATGTATCACAAATAATGGATGACTTCATATCATTCGATGAAAAGCATGGAGAATTAATTGGAAAAGAAACTCATAGAAAACTTGCTAAAGGCGATTTAGTAAGGGTTAGAATAATTGCAGTTAGTTTTCCAAGAGGAGGATCCGGAGGAAAAATTGGAGTAACAATGAGGCAACCTTTTCTAGGAAAACTTGAATGGATTAAAGAAGATGTTAAAAAAGTAAGTGGGGTGACTTCAACTGGTTGATAAAGCATGTAGAAATTGTAAATTAATAAGTTCCGGACCAATATGCCCAAATTGTAAATCTACTAATTTAAGCGAAGATTGGTCAGGATTACTTATAATTATTAACCCTGAAGTTTCAGAAGTAGCTAAGAAAATAGGTATTAAAACAGCTGGAAAATATGCTCTTCGCGTGAGGTGAAGAATGCTTAAATTTAAAATAAACAGGTATTTAAGAAGGAAATTAAAGGAGCCTTTAGGAGATCTTTTAACGGGTCCTCAGAAAAAGATAAATCAACAATTAAAAAAATTAGTTTTAACAAAACCGAGGAAAATTATTTGTGTTGGAGATGCTGTATCAAGGAGATTTACAAAACTTGGTTTACCAGTAAACATTAAAATAATTGATAATAAAGAGATGAGAAAAAAAGCTAAACCTTTCATTTTTAAAGCTGAAACAATTTTTAAAATTAAAAATCCTAAAGGTACAATAGATTTAACAGCTTGGCAAGCTTTAAAAAACGCGTTAAAAAAAGATGATGTATTAATAATGGTTGATGGAGAAGAAGATCTTTTGGTTTTACCAGCAATAGTTTCTGCTCCAGAAGGCTCATTAATATTTTATGGACAACCTAAAAAGGGTATTGTTTCAATTAGAATAAATAAAAAAAAGAAGAATGAAGCAAAAGAAATATTAAACATAATGAAAATTGAGTAAAAATTTTCCTTCTTATAAAGGAAAATTCAAACTTAATTGATTAGCTAAATTTTTTAATTCTTTTATAACTTCTATAGAGAGAGGTATACCTTTCTCTTTACGTTGCTTTTCTATTTCCCATTCTTTTTCACCAGGAATATAGATTTTATCGTATCCTTTCATTTTATCAGAGTTTTTAATAATGTTAATTAAATCATTTATTCTTTCTTTAAACTCATTTACATCCATAAATGCATTAATATTTATAGCTGCAAGAAAATGACCTATATTTGATGGTTTAGGATCATTCGGTCCACCAACATTTGATCCATAGGCTGCACCAGACAAAACACCTGTTAAAACATCAATTATCATAGCTAACCCATATCCTTTATAACCGCTTGTTTCAACTAAACCACCTAGAGGTAAAAGTCCTCCACGTTTTAATTGATAAACACAATTAATAACTTTTTCAGCATTTAACTCAATGTTTCCTTCATCATTTACTGCCCAACCTACTGGAAGAAGCTTATTGAATTTTCGATAAAGTTCAATTTTCCCTATTGAAACAACACTTGTAGCCATATCTAAAACAAGTGGAGGCTCATATTTAGTTGGTACAGCTATGGCAATAGGATTTGTCCCAAGTATTGGTTTAATACCAAAAGTAGGTAAAACAAGTGGTGAAGCATTACTCATGCAAATTCCAATCATATTGTTTTTTAAAGCCATCATAGCATAATACCCTGCAACACCAAAATGATTACTATTTTTTACAACTGCAACCCCAAAATAATTTTTTTCAGCTTTATTTATGCAAAGTTTCATAGCTTTATAAGCTGCTACCTGCCCTAAACTATTTTCAGCATCTATAAGAAGGCTTATAGGAGTTTCCTTTAAAACGGTAAGTTTAGATTCAGGTTTTATCCATCCATTCATTAATCTTTTCGCATACCGATGTAATCTAGCAACTCCATGAGATTCTATCCCTCTAAGATCAGCTGAAATAATTGCGTCAGCTGTTATTTCTGCATCTTCAAAAGGAACATTTAACTTTCTTAAAACTTCAATGCAAAAAGTTTTTAATGATTCAACTGAAACAATTTTAAAACTCAATTTAACTCCTCATTTTTATTTAATTACAACTTTATATTTTTGGGTTGGTGAATCTAATGTTTTCAAGTTTTCAGGAAGTTTTTTTACATCTTCAAGAAACACTTTTCTAATTTCTTTAAGAGTTTTAAATGGGTAAATTATTTCCCCTTTTTCAACAACTTTAAAAACTAATTTTTCTCCTTTAACCTCTTCATTAAATTTCACAGATTCATCATAGTTCATAATTCCATTTTGAAGATAATACCGTACTACTTGTCTTTTATATGGGAATGTTGCTTTTCCAGGGCTTAATTTAGATTTAGGTTTCCCATCATATTCCACAAGTTTATAGGCTATATCCAAATATGGTTGATCAGCTGATGTTACAACTTTTGTTCCAACAGCAAATGTATCTACAGGGGCTTTTTCATCCATAAGTCTTTTTATATCATACTCATCTAAACCTCCACTAACAATAATTTTAACATCAGTAAGGCCTGCTGAATCAAGAATTTCCCTAACTTTTCTTGAAAGATTAATTAGATCTCCGCTATCTATCCTTACAGCTATAGCTTTAATACCTTCCTTAGCTAATTTAACTACTTTTTTAGCAGCTAATAAAGTGTCATATGTATCTATAAGGAAGATTGGTATTTTAGGGAAGCTTTTAGCGAAACATTTAAACGCTTCTTCTTCAAAATCAAAAACCATAACATATGAATGAGCCATGGTTCCAACAACAGGAATCCCAAATTGTTTTCCCGCTTCTAAATTTGAAGTTGAATCTATCCCAGCTATATATGCTGCTCTAGCAGCATATACACCAGCTTCAATTCCATGAGCTCGCCTAAACCCAAAATCTATGACGCGTTTACCTCCACTTACAATAAAGCTTCTAGCTGCTTTAGAAGCTATTAAAGTTTGAAAATGAATAATGTTTATTATTAATGTTTCAAGAATTTGAGCTTCAGGTAAACTTGCTTCAACTTGAATTAAAGGTTCATTCTCAAAAATGATTCTACCTTCATTTATAGCGTAAATATCCCCGGAAAACTTGTAACTTTCAAGATAACTTAAAAAATTTTTAGAGAAAATATTTAAGTTTTCTAAATATTTAAGCTCCTCTTCTTTAAACTTAAAGTTTTTTATTTCCTTTAATAATGTTTCTAAACCAGCAGCTACAAGAAAACTTCTATTTTTAGGAAGCCTTCTAACGAATAAACTGAATACTGCAGGTTTAGTTTTACCGTTCTCTAGGTAGCTTTGAGCCATAGTTAACTCGTAAAGATCTGTAGATAAAGCTGTATTCAATTTTTCATCCCAACCTTAACGATAAAAACAACATTTAAATTTTTAAGGAAGATAGTAAAAACCCCAGCTTTAAAATTTTACGATTAAAAAAACCTTAAATTAAATTGTTTCATAAAAAATAATTAAGAAATATTTCCATAATAAAAAAAGGGAAAAAAATGGATTTTTTAATTGACATGGTTGTTATTTTAATTGCATCTTTCTTATCTATTATTTTAATGAATCGTTTTAAGTTATCAACAGTGATTGGTTTATTGCTTACTGGAATGATTGTAGGCCCTTATGGGTTAAATCTAGTTAAAAACTCTTTAATAGTAAATGTTTTAGCTGAGTTAGGAGTAATTCTTCTTCTTTTTTTGTTAGGTTTAGAGTTAAACCCTAAAGAGTTAACTGTATTATGGAGTAAAACTTTAATTTTTGCTTTATGTGAAATTATATTTTCATTTAGTTTAGGTTTAATTTTAGGCTTGAGTTTAGGTTGGAAACTTATAGAATCATTTATTTTGGGTTCAATTTTATCAATAAGCAGTACAGCAATAATTGGAAAAACAATAATGGATGAATATAAAATTGCTGAATCAAAATTGATTATAAACATTCTAATTATTGAGGATTTATTTGTTGTGTTTTTACTGTTTTTAATGCCTGGATTAGTTCTGAAAGAAATAGAAGCTATACAATTTTTATTCATGATTTTAAAAGCTGCGATTTTAATTACATTAATTTTCATAATAAATAAATTTTTAATGCCGCGAATAATAGACCAGATATGTCATTATGAAATAGAAATTGAAGAAGCAGGTTTTCTTTTAGCATTAATTTTATGTTTAACAAACGCTTATTTTTCTAAATTTTTAGGTTTCTCTCCTGGTCTTGGAGCTTTTCTTTCAGGATTGTTCCTAGTGGGTAAAAGAGCTTACTTTATTCGTGAAAAACTTCGCACAATTAAAGATTTATTTATAGTTATATTTTTTATTTCTATGGGGATGCTTATAGATCTATCTTTTTTAAAGCTTGGAGGAATAATTATTTTAATAGTTTTAATAAGCATTATTGGAAAAATTTTAGGTTTTATAGTAGCAGGTTACATAACAAATTTCTTAAGAAATAAAAGTTATAAAATGGGTTTAACAATGATTCCTAGAGGTGAATTCTCTTTTGTAATAGCTAGAACAAGCATAAATTTAGGAATAGTTTCCCCTACGATTTTTCCAATAGCTGGAGCAATTGTTTTGGTCACATCTATAATTGAATCATTAATTAAACGCCTTAAATAAATATTGTTTAGAAGCTTTCTTTTTCTATTTCTAAATCGAATTTAACAGTAAATTCTTTTTCTTTACCTTTTAAAAATACTCCTGAGGCAGCTATAGTGTGACCATCTCCAAATCCATTAAAAAATTCACAAACTTTAGGTAAAACCTTTGATAAAGCAGGTTTCACTCCAGAATTTATTAATTCCACTAGTTTTTTAGGTGCTCTTCCAGAAACTTTAACGTAATCTTCATTTAATAAACCAAAATTTGGTATTTCTCTAGGTATAGGCATTATTCCAAGAAGATATTTTTCAGGATTTACTATTCGTTGAAAACTTAAGTAAGAGCAGAAGCTTCCAATTACTTTTCCACCCATACCATTAAAAACGTCTCCAGCGTAAAAC
This is a stretch of genomic DNA from Candidatus Bathyarchaeota archaeon. It encodes these proteins:
- a CDS encoding Kae1-associated serine/threonine protein kinase, whose translation is MEKNELKLIRKGAEANLYLTNWYGKEVIIKKRIQKSYRIKALDEKIRLYRTIHEAQMIHEAKKAGVATPTIFFIDEIEKVIVMEYIKGDRVKELLDFLKPNQRSELCFEIGKIIGKLHKKGIIHGDLTTSNMIFVENEKIFFIDFGLSFYSFKEEDRGSDLLLMKRALNSTHFRFFNKCFKSVLEGYKEEIGVKEALKTLIKVNEIEKRGRYAER
- a CDS encoding D-glycerate dehydrogenase, giving the protein MKPLVFVTRDIPSNGLEILKEFCEVKVWSESFPPPKQELIKNAKEAYGLLCMLNDKIDSEVLNSVLNLKVISSMSAGFDHIDVEEATNKGIYVTNTPEVLTEATADLTWALLMAAARLIVKADNYVRQRRWKEGWSPTLFLGENVYGKTLGIIGAGKIGLAVAARASGFNMKKIYFNRSKLPKEIEEKYGLTYKPLEELLKEADFVTIHTPLTKETYHMIGEDQLKLMKRTSILINTARGAVINENALIKALKEKWIAGAALDVFEKEPINPDNPLLELDNVVVTPHIGSATKETRIKMAEIAAKNLVSVLKGELPIYLVNPEVQKIMPLHKVKVI
- a CDS encoding Ldh family oxidoreductase; amino-acid sequence: MSFKIVSVESLKTFCIEVLRKLNVPFEDAEITADAIISADLRGIESHGVARLHRYAKRLMNGWIKPESKLTVLKETPISLLIDAENSLGQVAAYKAMKLCINKAEKNYFGVAVVKNSNHFGVAGYYAMMALKNNMIGICMSNASPLVLPTFGIKPILGTNPIAIAVPTKYEPPLVLDMATSVVSIGKIELYRKFNKLLPVGWAVNDEGNIELNAEKVINCVYQLKRGGLLPLGGLVETSGYKGYGLAMIIDVLTGVLSGAAYGSNVGGPNDPKPSNIGHFLAAININAFMDVNEFKERINDLINIIKNSDKMKGYDKIYIPGEKEWEIEKQRKEKGIPLSIEVIKELKNLANQLSLNFPL
- the kae1 gene encoding N(6)-L-threonylcarbamoyladenine synthase Kae1 translates to MFCLGIESTAHTFGVSIVSEDGKILSDVKDVYVPSTGKGIHPREAAQHHSQVAHKVVYQALKDAKIKLKDVNAIAFSMGPGLGPALRVGATIARALATFLNKPLIPVHHAIGHIEIASLTTGAKDPLTVIVSGGHTALVAFARKRWRVFGETEDITLGNLLDMFAREAGIPPPGGYNVEKLAEAGEKFIDLPYTVKGNDVSYSGLLTAALKLKNTVKIQDLCYSLQEVAFAMLTEATERCLAHTEKKELLLTGGVAANKRLQEMLKSIAEEHNAKFYVVDPKFSGDCGAQIAWAGLLAFKSGIKIKVEESFIKPKWRLDKVDIPWRKTS
- a CDS encoding nicotinate phosphoribosyltransferase, encoding MAQSYLENGKTKPAVFSLFVRRLPKNRSFLVAAGLETLLKEIKNFKFKEEELKYLENLNIFSKNFLSYLESYKFSGDIYAINEGRIIFENEPLIQVEASLPEAQILETLIINIIHFQTLIASKAARSFIVSGGKRVIDFGFRRAHGIEAGVYAARAAYIAGIDSTSNLEAGKQFGIPVVGTMAHSYVMVFDFEEEAFKCFAKSFPKIPIFLIDTYDTLLAAKKVVKLAKEGIKAIAVRIDSGDLINLSRKVREILDSAGLTDVKIIVSGGLDEYDIKRLMDEKAPVDTFAVGTKVVTSADQPYLDIAYKLVEYDGKPKSKLSPGKATFPYKRQVVRYYLQNGIMNYDESVKFNEEVKGEKLVFKVVEKGEIIYPFKTLKEIRKVFLEDVKKLPENLKTLDSPTQKYKVVIK
- a CDS encoding Rid family detoxifying hydrolase, whose amino-acid sequence is MKKKVYIKTESAPQPLGAYSQAIKVGNWLFISGQLPLNPLTGELISENTAEQAKQVFENLKAILKAAGMDLKNVVKITLYLKNLEDFPTINKIYEEYFREVLPARSTIQATPPRNASLEVDAVACLL
- a CDS encoding DNA-directed RNA polymerase, with the protein product MFKLITVEDVVRIPPSKFGNPINKVALEQIKLKYENLVDEALGYVIAVTEASIDPVGRILPGDGSTYHKATFKLLTFYPKLQEVVEGEVIEVTDFGAFIRIGPEDALLHVSQIMDDFISFDEKHGELIGKETHRKLAKGDLVRVRIIAVSFPRGGSGGKIGVTMRQPFLGKLEWIKEDVKKVSGVTSTG
- a CDS encoding DNA-directed RNA polymerase, subunit E'', translating into MVDKACRNCKLISSGPICPNCKSTNLSEDWSGLLIIINPEVSEVAKKIGIKTAGKYALRVR
- a CDS encoding translation initiation factor IF-2 subunit gamma → MKEEYIQPECNIGTLGHVDNGKSTLVQALTGVWTAKHSEELKRGITIRIGYADATFYKCPKCPPPECYTTQKKCSICGSETEFLRMVSFIDCPGHHSLMVTMLSGAALMDGALFVVAADAKFPQAQDREHLVAAQIAGIDKIIIVQNKVDIVSRERALENYHEIKEFIKGTIVENAPIIPFSAQHKLNVDALIEAIEKYIPTPKRDVNAPAKMYILRSFDVNKPGTKAEDLVGGVIGGSITQGIFRVGEEIEIKPGVKTKKGVYEPLYTVINSLQVAGKYVKEAKPGGLVGVGTNLDPSLTKSDGLIGNVVGKAGTLPEPLTQLTLEVTLFEKAVGTKEMVAVEKIKSNEALVLNIATTVTSGIVTSARNSEIEVVLKKPICVESKSKAAISRKIGEGWRLIGYGIIK
- a CDS encoding cation:proton antiporter, with protein sequence MDFLIDMVVILIASFLSIILMNRFKLSTVIGLLLTGMIVGPYGLNLVKNSLIVNVLAELGVILLLFLLGLELNPKELTVLWSKTLIFALCEIIFSFSLGLILGLSLGWKLIESFILGSILSISSTAIIGKTIMDEYKIAESKLIINILIIEDLFVVFLLFLMPGLVLKEIEAIQFLFMILKAAILITLIFIINKFLMPRIIDQICHYEIEIEEAGFLLALILCLTNAYFSKFLGFSPGLGAFLSGLFLVGKRAYFIREKLRTIKDLFIVIFFISMGMLIDLSFLKLGGIIILIVLISIIGKILGFIVAGYITNFLRNKSYKMGLTMIPRGEFSFVIARTSINLGIVSPTIFPIAGAIVLVTSIIESLIKRLK
- a CDS encoding DUF359 domain-containing protein, whose product is MLKFKINRYLRRKLKEPLGDLLTGPQKKINQQLKKLVLTKPRKIICVGDAVSRRFTKLGLPVNIKIIDNKEMRKKAKPFIFKAETIFKIKNPKGTIDLTAWQALKNALKKDDVLIMVDGEEDLLVLPAIVSAPEGSLIFYGQPKKGIVSIRINKKKKNEAKEILNIMKIE
- a CDS encoding DNA-binding protein, encoding MKINQIRPGMNGINTIGKITEIGEKRLVSTRFGDAFVAKAVLEDETGKIYLNLWRDQINMVEIGDTIKIENGFSKEFRGQTELSVSSKGKITVISKNK